The DNA segment GCGTACCATACCAAAGCCGGAGCATATACCGAGAATTATCTCGAACCTGTGTGGGTATTTAAAGGAAATGTGATGAATGAGGATAATAAGTTGGTAACGGATGTTGTCCAGTATGTTCCGGCACTGGCTGAAGAGCCAACCGAACTGATCTCAAAGTAATTTTTGGAGTTTATTCATGGATATTTCAGGGGGGAATGGAAAAGAAATAATAATAGGAATCCTGCTGCTTGCAGTGATCCTTGCAGGATTTGCATGTATAAGTCTATGCCAATCGGATCAAACACAGTATGCAAAAAATGACAGCAATAAAACAACAACTGAAGTCGTTTCAGGATCCGTCAATGTAGGAGGGTGGGTCTCGCATAACCTCGTCCTGAATGCACCGCCCTCTAAAGAATCGCAGGATAGCGTTATGGTGTACAGGACATTGCCTCCTGTCGTCAACGAGGAAACTACACTGGAACTCGCTAAGAAATTTAATGTCACCGGTAATATGGTTGGTGATCAGGGTGTTCAATCGAAAGATCTAAGGTTTTTCATCTGGACAAGTAAAAACTCAGGTGCTACAAGATACAGTGATCAAAATCGTCCAAATGTCAACCAGGACGCACCTGAGTATCTCCCTTCAGATGAAGAGTCAATAGAAATTGCGACAAAATTTCTGAAGGAAAATAATCTGTATCCTGATGGTGTCGCGAGTACAGTTGTTCAGCGGGAGAACGCCTACACTGTCGGAAAAGGTGACGAGGTGTACTTCGGTGAAATCGGTGTCTGGTACCGTCGTAGTCTCAATGATATGAAAATCGAAGGTACCCAGCTTGTTGTCTATGTCGGCGGTGGGGGAGATGTCATAGGCTATTACGTCAACTGGCGTGAATACGAACCATATGAGGAATACCCTGTAATCACAGTGGATAAGGCATTTGAAAATCTGAAGTCCGAAGGTGTCTATGTCGGAATGGACAACAAGGATGCTCTGGTCTCTATTGATGAAGCATATCTTGCATACCAGACAAAGGCTGAGGCATATACGGAAAATTATCTCGAACCCGTCTGGGTCTTTAAAGGAAATGTGATGGACGATAATAAGGCGGTAACAGATGTTGTCCAGTACGTTCCTGCACTGGCTGAAGAACCAACTGAGTTGATCTCAAAGTAATTTTTGGAGCTGATTCATGGATCTTTCAGGGGTGATGGGAGAAAAATTGATAATCGGAATCCTGCTGCTTGCAGTGATCCTTGCAGGATTTGCATGTATAAGTCTATGCCAATCGGATCAAACACAGTACGCAAAAAATGACAGCAATAAAACAACAACTGAAATCGTTTCAGAATCGAGCAATGTAGGAGGATGGATCTCGCATAAACTCGTCCTGAATGTGCTCTCTAAAGAGTCACAGGATAGCGTTATGATTTACAAAACAGTTTCCCCTGTTGTTAACAAAGAAGTAACACTTGAATATGCGAAAATATTCAATGTAAACGGTACATTCCTTTCAGGAACAGCAGGAACTGTAATTCAATCCGATGATTTAAGATACGCAATAGAGATCTCGAAAGAATCAGGACTTGTGATATACTCAGATTTCAGACGTCCTAATGTAAAACAGGACGCACCTGAGTATTTCCCTTCAGATGAAGAGGCGATTGAGGCTGCAACAAGGTTTCTGAAGGAAAAAGGTCTCTACCCTGAGGGCGCAACAGAGCCGATTGCCCAACCTGAATATACTTATTCATCTGGTAAAAATATTACTTATGGTCAAATCGGAGTATGGTATAACCGTTATCTTGATGGTCTGGAAGTAAAGGGCACCCAGCTTGATGTAGGTGTGGGAGGTAACGGTGACATTATCGAATATTTTGCAAACTGGCGTGAATACGAACCATATAAGAAATATCCTGTAATCACAGTGGATAAGGCATTTGAAAACCTGAAGTCCGAAGGTGTCTATGTCGGAAAGGACAGTCAGGATGCTCTGGTCTCTATTGATGAAGTGTATCTTGCATACCATACCAAAGCCGGAGCATATACCGAGAATTATCTCGAACCTGTGTGGGTATTTAAAGGAAATGTGATGAATGAGGATAATAAGGCGGTAACGGATGTTGAGGAATATATCCCGGCACTGGCAAAGGAGCCAACTGAGTTGATCTCAAAGTAATTTTTGGAGCTGATTCATGGATATTTCAGGGGGGAATGGAAAAGAAATAATAATAGGAATCCTGCTTTTTGCAGTGATACTTGCAGGATTTGCATGTTTACAGTTTGTCCAATCTGACAAAGCACAAAGCTCGAACAATGATACCGTTGAACCGACAGATACGCAAGTTTCAGAATCAAGCAATGTAGGAGGATGGGTCTCGCATAACCTCGTCCTGAATGCACCACCCTCTAAAGAATCGCAGGATAGCGTTATGGTTTACAGGACATTGTCTCCAGTTGTAACTGATGATATCACACTTGGATATGCGAAAATATTCAATGTAACAGGGATATTAAAAAATGATGTAGTAATACAATCTGAAAATAACCGATATGCAATAGAGATATCAAGAATAAGTGGTTCTGTAACTTATTCTGATTATAAACGTCCTAATGAAAAACAGGACGCACCTGAATTTCTCCCTTCAGATGAAGAGGCGATTGAGATTGCAACGAAATTCCTGAAGGAAAATGATTTGTATCCTGATGGTGTCGCGAATACTGTCGTTCAGCGTGAGAATGCGTACACTGTCGGAAAAGGTGACGAGGTGTACTTCGGTGAAATCGGTGTCTGGTACCGCCGTAGTCTCAATGATATTAAAGTCGAAGGTACCCAGCTTGTCGTGTATGTTGGAGGAGGAGGCGACATTATCGGTTATTATGCAAACTGGCGTGAATACGAACCATATAAGGAATATACTGTAATCACTTTGGATAAGGCATTTGAAAACCTGAAGTCCGAAGGTGTCTATGTTGGAAAGGACAACAAGGATGCTCAGGTCTATATTGATGATGCTTATCTTGCATACCATACCAAAGCCGGAGCATATACCGAGAATTATCTCGAACCTGTCTGGGTGTTTAAAGGAAATGTGATGAATGAGGATAATAAGTTGGTAACGGATGTTGTCCAGTATGTTCCGGCACTGGCTGAAGAGCCAACCAAACTTGTTTCAGCATAAAAGTATGATTTTGTGAATAATTCCTTATAATCTGAAAATATCGTGATATACAGGAATAAACAATAAATCTGCCAAAAAAAATTATTTTTTGTCTTTTTCCCCTCCCATTCGTCACCCATTATTTTGGAGTGCCCGAACACCTGCCAGGCATGCATCAGGACAGCAAATCCCCACAAGATAGTTACCCAGAAGAACCAGTAGTCTCCGGGAGATGTTATGTAGTTGATTGCAGCAAGTATTACATTTACAAAAATATACGCGGAAAGGTTGAGAGTAAAACCCTTTCAGTTCTTTGACTCTTCTCTTTGCTTTCCTGTATGATTTATCATCGTCCATCGTCTGAAATCACTCCTTCCCTTTTTATTCCCTGTACCATGTAGATGAAACTGTTAATTATTAGATTTTTCCATGAACCAGACAGCCTTTTTACGGTTAAAATCGAAGTATTAAAAAGTTAGTGATTACAATACTGTATGTTAATTTTACAGCATGCCCAGTTAGTGTAGTGGCCTATCATGCAGCCCTGTCACGGCTGCGACACGGATTCGAATTCCGTACTGGGCGCTTAATAAAAGTTTTGGACTTTTATTCCGGTTTTTATGCCCTCTTTATGTTCTGCTTCTAAAAATCCATTCTTTAATAGTGATTAATTTGATATATTATATCATCAAAGGTGATTAAAATGTCCCAGAGAGGAGTTGACGCTGTATTTCAGGCAATGTTTCTGCTTACTGATATGAGGGAGCTTTTCAGGAAAAATGCGCCTTTTCATGATTTTGAAGGAGAAGACAAAGAAGAAGCCTCAAAGATAATCGAAAAACTTAAGAAACAGGTCTCTGTTCTTGAACAGGAGGTGCTCTGAATGCTTTGCGCAGATAAAATCGAGGCACGCTCGGTCGAGGAGATGTACATAAACATCGACCCGATTCAGGCAGGGGGAAGACTGACCCCGGAAGCCCAGAAGGCTGTTATTGCATATTCCGACGGCTACTCCGTATGCGACAACTGCATGAAGCCTTTCCGTCTTGACTACATAAAAAAACCACCTCTTGCTGATTTTCATGAGGACTGTGCAAAATGGCTTAACATGGGTGCCGTAAGGGTTGTTCCCGGAGCAAGGCGCGGGTTTCAGGCGGTCGCAAACACTCTTGTAGATAAGGGAGACCCGGTAATTCTCACCGCCCTGTCCCACTATACCGAGTTCGTGTCGGTGGAGCAGTCCGGCGGAGTTCCATTTGAAATCCCGAAGGACGACAATAACCACATTACAGGAGAGAACGCCGCCCAAAAAATTGATGAAGTGATAAAAGAGCAGAAGAAGACCCCTTCTCTGTTGTACCTTGACCATGCGGATTACCAGTTCGGAAACATCCACGACGTAGAAGGCATAGTGAAAGCCGCACATTCGTATGATATACCTGTTCTTTTGAACGGTGCATATACGGTCGGAGTGATGCCGGTAGACGGGAAAAAGCTTGGAGTCGATTTTATTGTAGGGTCGGGGCACAAGAGCATGGCTGCACCTGCACCTTCGGGAATCGTTGCGTCAACAGATGAATACGCCGGCCGTGTATTCCGGACGACTCAGGCTAAGGGAGACGTTACAGGCCGCACATTCGGAATAAAAGAGGTCGAGATGATGGGGTGCACCCTTATGGGAGTCACTATGGCAGGGCTTGTCGCCTCTTTTCCGTCAGTGAAGAAACGTGTTGAAAACTGGGACACCGAGGTTTCCCACAGCAGAATGGTAGCTGATGCGCTCTGCTCAATAGATGGCACGGAATGCTTAAGTGACATGCCCCGTGAGCATACACTTACAAGAGTAAATACCGTAGGCTCCTTTGACAAGGTTGCACAGACGCATAAAAAAAGAGGATACTTCTTCTCAGGTGAGCTTAAAAAGAAGGGTGTCTGCGGTGTCATAGCAGGCTCGACGAGGGTCTGGAAGTACAATACCTTTGGTCTTTCGGAGAGACAGATTAACTACCTTTGCGACACCTTCAGGGAAATAGCGGAAAACAACGGTTTAACCGTTAACCGCTGATTATTTCACTCTTTTATTTTTCCGTTTATAGCCCTGTATTTTACGGTATCAAAAAGACATTCCTTAACCAGACCGGGGATATCAATCTCTTCTTCATCATTCAGAACCGATTCTATATCGGCAGACACCGCCGGGTGTTTCGGGACGACGCTGCACCCGACGTCACCTGCGAATTCCCTGAATGTGCCTATTTTTCTTGCGATTTTTACGGTTTCGTCTTTGTCGTAAGTAATGAGGGGCTGGATAACGGGAATATCATGCGGGAGGACGGACTCAACAATACCGAGATTTACAAGGGTCTGCGATGCAACCTGACCTATATTGTTTCCCATGACAATTGCGTAGTAGCCTTCTCTTCTGACGATCTCTGCTGCGGCTTTCAGCATAAATCTTTTGCAGACAAGGCAGCGGTTTCTGATGTTTTCAATTCCTGTCAGGGCGTCATAGAATCTTTCCGTATTAACAGAATACATCTCAAGGTACTGCCCGCGTGTCCACAGGGATAAGGATGCCATATTTTCAAGTGCGGCTTTGAGAGTGTCTTTTCCCATGTACCTGCCGCCGTTGAAGTGAATGAATGAAACCGTGCACCCACGCTTCATTGCAAGCCATGATGCGACAGGCGAATCGATTCCCGCTGATATCAGGGACAATACTTTTCCCTGCGTGCCCATTGGAAGGCCGCCGGGGCCTTTTATTGAGCAGTCATATATAAGGCCGCCTTCCTTTCTCGCCTCGACGAATATTTCGTAGTCAGGTTTTGTAAGGTCGACAGAAAGTCCTGTAATCCTGTCGTAAATTCTGCTTCCTGCCGATGCTCCAAGTTCCTGGCTGGTAAACCCTTTGAGGTTTGACCTTTTGGCCCTGACCGCAAATGACATGCCGGGCTTTAATTTTCCGGATGCATATTCCGCAGCCTTCTTTTCAATTTCATCCCTGTCGTTTGATGTCCGAAGTGCTATACTTACTCCGACTATCCCGAATATCTTTGAGACAACTTCAGCTATTTCTTCCGGCCTTTCCCCGTTTATCAGCATTCTTCCCCTGTGAATTTCAATATCGCCTTTAAGCCCTGCTGCATTCAGTGCGGTTTTGATGTTTTTTGCAAGAAGTTTTGTATAGTAGTGCATAACGGAATCGCTCTTCAAAAAAAGCTCCCCGTATTTTGCCATAACTGTGGTTGTCATCTGTTTCCTTATTTTTATAAGTCCTTTCAGGTATTATCTTATTGGCAGGGGTGTTCCTTAAGTATCCGGGCGGCCGTAATGCAGGCTTCATCTGTTAATAATAGAAACTTCTTTTAATTGTCCGGGGAGAAACTATCAGTAACTATGGCAAGGAAAAAAGCGGAAAAAGTAGAGCCGACTTCAGTATTATATTACTTTTATACACAGGAAAGATGGGACAACTGGCTTAAAACGCTTCTTGAGATGAATTTCGACGAAGACCCGGAATCGGACGAGATGCCGGAAGGTCTTGCTTCTCTTGACAACTTCTCAAAGGATGTCAATGTGTCAGTGATGAAGATAATAAAAGTCTTTCAGAACGGAAGTTACGAGTCAAAGACGGCCCTTGATAAACTCAATGAAGTTGAAGAGATAATTATGGGCGAAGTCCCGGAGTGCGAAATATCTGACATCATACAGGGCCTTCAGATGCGTTTTCTGGTGCTCTTCATGTCGTGCAAGAGGTATCTTAACGGTGACACCGGTGAAGGAGAGATAAAAGACCTTGTTAAGGAAGGCAGGAAAATCTGCGGGGACGATGTTGAAAAGGCCCTTGATACGGCAGCCGTGATAGGCTCCAAAGTCCTCAACGGAGAGTCCTGCTGCGGGAAATATCTCAGAAGCGGTTCAGATGACCCGGACGAGGAGCCTTCCATGTTTGACGAATGGCTTGTCGAGATAGACGATATGGGAGAGGCGCTGAAATCTCTTAAGAAATTTGACGAGGAATTCGGAGTAGGGATTTGATCTCGGATAAGGCACGTTTTAAAGCCGCGAAAAAGCTTGAAAAAATTGTAGGCTACCGTGTACCTGGATTTGCTTTCAAGGGGCAGTTTCTGGAAGCAGTATGCGCCAGCCTGGATTACCAGCGTCTTGACAGGCGCTTAAAGCAGCAGCTTATGAATTTCATGAAAGCTTTTCTTAACTGCAAATGCAAGACAAATCCACTTTGCGGCTGCGCCGAGAGAAAATTTGCATCTGAAATTCTCGAGTTAAGAATTTCCGGGATGAACCACAGGCAGATATCAGAATTTCTTCTTGACGAATACGGCCTGTCGGTTTTTCCGGCCGACATCCTCAGCTACCTGGAGGAGTCGGTGCATGTTCTGGAAGCTGTAAAGGACGTCTCATTGATTGAGGGGAAAAATGACCTTGCGGAACTTTCTGCCGGAACGATTCTCAGTATTGAAGGATAATTGAAGGATAAATCCAAAAAGCAGAATAAGTAGTAAATTAAAAAATATTTTTTTCTCTGATTTTTTTATTGTCATTTTCTAATTATAAAGCATTTATATCCTCTAAGTTCAGGTCATAACTATGAAGTGGATGTTATCGTATCGATAAGAACTCCGGACGGACTGTAAAGTTCTGCCGAATCTTTTGTGTCATTCCACACGTCTTCTTCCGCGTTCCAGTAGAGTGTGTAGCCCTGGTTTTCGTCTGTACTGCTGTAAAGTGTAATCATTCCGAAAGGCGGAAGGTTCAGACCTTCGGGAAATACGTATGAATTGCCTGTACTTACACTTGTAATCCTGTAATTTCCAAGGTCAATTGTCCCTGACCCCGTGTTTGATATTACAACCGTATTTTCACGCAGGCTGAGTCTGCTCAATTCAGGATAATTTTTGCCGGATTTATTGTCATTTTGATGTCCATCCTGTGATGGTTCTGAACTGTCATTTCCGGTTATATAGGGAATGTCTATCCCGAATATTCCTGAATCATTCCGGGTCAGTCCCTTTGAAAACATCGCATATACGGGATAGTGGTCTGACACCTGTTTTGTGAGGTCTTCCGAGAGTGAATAACTCTGGTCAAACCTGAATACGCCCGCTGTACCTGTATAGAAATCACCGCTTCCGGTAAGGACTATCCTGTCATATGTGCAGTTGGTATTTCCGGTTGTCGTGTCTTCTGAATTGTCTGTAACCCAGTTGTAGCCGCCTGACTTCATCGGTGTGTAAGAGTCCTCGTCAAAGTATGAACCGTCAGCGTTGAAGTCTCCCATAACGACTACTGTCTCGTCTGCCGAAAGAACACCTTTTGCATATTCTGCGACATTATACAGCCCGTCGATTTCCTCCCTGGCATCGTCAGGGTCGGTATGTATTACGACAAAAGTTGCGTTGAAGACTCCTTCGGTCGATTTGAATGAGCCTATATACGGGTCACGGTGGAATATGTCCTGTGTGTCATAAGGGTAAACGAACGGGGGCACAAGAGGCTCGACCGTTTTTGTGTTGTATATGTAGGCGTACTGTTCTTTGCTTGAGGTTCTCCCGAGTCTTTCGCTCACGAAATACGAGTATTCTGAGCCGTCCGAATTTACGAGGTTTACGAGTTTCGGAAGAGATGTGTTTGAAATGTCCCTGATTTCCTCGATTGCAATTATATCATAGTCCCTTATGATTTTTGCAAGTACATTCATCACATCGTCTTTGTCAGCCTTTGATGTCCCGAAGACCTGAATGTTGAATGCACCGACCTTAAGAAGTTTTGAGTCGCCTGGGCTGATGTCTTTTACCACGTCGTCGACCGAGTTTATTATGACGCTTCTCTGCGAAAATGCGACAACAAAGATAACCGCAACAACCGCAAATTTCAAAAAAATATGTGATTTCTTTTTTCTGGCAGCCATACTATCATTAAGTCTTATTCTTTAGGTTTAATTAGTTTTCAGGTATAATTAACCCGAACATGGAGCAGTTTTGTTAATCAGGCCTGAATATAAAATAGGCGTAAATATTGATTCGGTTCATTTCTCATAA comes from the Methanomicrobium sp. W14 genome and includes:
- the pscS gene encoding O-phospho-L-seryl-tRNA:Cys-tRNA synthase, which codes for MLCADKIEARSVEEMYINIDPIQAGGRLTPEAQKAVIAYSDGYSVCDNCMKPFRLDYIKKPPLADFHEDCAKWLNMGAVRVVPGARRGFQAVANTLVDKGDPVILTALSHYTEFVSVEQSGGVPFEIPKDDNNHITGENAAQKIDEVIKEQKKTPSLLYLDHADYQFGNIHDVEGIVKAAHSYDIPVLLNGAYTVGVMPVDGKKLGVDFIVGSGHKSMAAPAPSGIVASTDEYAGRVFRTTQAKGDVTGRTFGIKEVEMMGCTLMGVTMAGLVASFPSVKKRVENWDTEVSHSRMVADALCSIDGTECLSDMPREHTLTRVNTVGSFDKVAQTHKKRGYFFSGELKKKGVCGVIAGSTRVWKYNTFGLSERQINYLCDTFREIAENNGLTVNR
- the thiI gene encoding tRNA uracil 4-sulfurtransferase ThiI — encoded protein: MTTTVMAKYGELFLKSDSVMHYYTKLLAKNIKTALNAAGLKGDIEIHRGRMLINGERPEEIAEVVSKIFGIVGVSIALRTSNDRDEIEKKAAEYASGKLKPGMSFAVRAKRSNLKGFTSQELGASAGSRIYDRITGLSVDLTKPDYEIFVEARKEGGLIYDCSIKGPGGLPMGTQGKVLSLISAGIDSPVASWLAMKRGCTVSFIHFNGGRYMGKDTLKAALENMASLSLWTRGQYLEMYSVNTERFYDALTGIENIRNRCLVCKRFMLKAAAEIVRREGYYAIVMGNNIGQVASQTLVNLGIVESVLPHDIPVIQPLITYDKDETVKIARKIGTFREFAGDVGCSVVPKHPAVSADIESVLNDEEEIDIPGLVKECLFDTVKYRAINGKIKE
- a CDS encoding DUF2150 family protein; translation: MARKKAEKVEPTSVLYYFYTQERWDNWLKTLLEMNFDEDPESDEMPEGLASLDNFSKDVNVSVMKIIKVFQNGSYESKTALDKLNEVEEIIMGEVPECEISDIIQGLQMRFLVLFMSCKRYLNGDTGEGEIKDLVKEGRKICGDDVEKALDTAAVIGSKVLNGESCCGKYLRSGSDDPDEEPSMFDEWLVEIDDMGEALKSLKKFDEEFGVGI
- a CDS encoding DUF5814 domain-containing protein, with the translated sequence MISDKARFKAAKKLEKIVGYRVPGFAFKGQFLEAVCASLDYQRLDRRLKQQLMNFMKAFLNCKCKTNPLCGCAERKFASEILELRISGMNHRQISEFLLDEYGLSVFPADILSYLEESVHVLEAVKDVSLIEGKNDLAELSAGTILSIEG
- a CDS encoding endonuclease/exonuclease/phosphatase family protein, translating into MAARKKKSHIFLKFAVVAVIFVVAFSQRSVIINSVDDVVKDISPGDSKLLKVGAFNIQVFGTSKADKDDVMNVLAKIIRDYDIIAIEEIRDISNTSLPKLVNLVNSDGSEYSYFVSERLGRTSSKEQYAYIYNTKTVEPLVPPFVYPYDTQDIFHRDPYIGSFKSTEGVFNATFVVIHTDPDDAREEIDGLYNVAEYAKGVLSADETVVVMGDFNADGSYFDEDSYTPMKSGGYNWVTDNSEDTTTGNTNCTYDRIVLTGSGDFYTGTAGVFRFDQSYSLSEDLTKQVSDHYPVYAMFSKGLTRNDSGIFGIDIPYITGNDSSEPSQDGHQNDNKSGKNYPELSRLSLRENTVVISNTGSGTIDLGNYRITSVSTGNSYVFPEGLNLPPFGMITLYSSTDENQGYTLYWNAEEDVWNDTKDSAELYSPSGVLIDTITSTS